Proteins from a single region of Papaver somniferum cultivar HN1 unplaced genomic scaffold, ASM357369v1 unplaced-scaffold_70, whole genome shotgun sequence:
- the LOC113343983 gene encoding uncharacterized protein LOC113343983 yields the protein MTLHGDSIFVFEFQSSEDRIAALEHGCFFIGGQLFVVRPWTLLIEQELTELKTISIWINLRKVPLHLWNAKGLRKLASFIGVPLMLDKQTTNSSRMDYARVCVEVVVDSDFPAYIDAMVGKVQIQIPVEYSWKPPRCKHCGVFGHNQEKCASAAAAAKVAATAAAAKLVQGVIGQKENGSNSQ from the coding sequence ATGACTCTTCATGGAGATtccatttttgtttttgaatttcagTCATCTGAGGATAGAATTGCTGCTTTAGAACATGGTTGTTTCTTTATTGGGGGTCAATTATTTGTTGTTAGACCTTGGACATTGTTGATTGAGCAAGAACTAACTGAACTCAAGACAATTTCCATTTGGATTAACTTAAGGAAAGTGCCTTTACATTTGTGGAATGCCAAGGGATTGAGGAAGCTTGCTAGCTTCATAGGAGTTCCTCTGATGTTGGATAAGCAGACAACAAATAGTTCAAGAATGGACTATGCTAGAGTCTGTGTTGAAGTAGTTGTGGACTCTGATTTCCCAGCATATATTGATGCTATGGTTGGCAAGGTACAAATCCAGATTCCAGTGGAGTATAGCTGGAAACCTCCAAGGTGTAAACATTGTGGAGTTTTTGGCCATAATCAAGAGAAGTGtgcttctgcagctgctgctgctaagGTTGCAGCCACTGCAGCAGCTGCTAAACTGGTGCAAGGGGTAATTGGTCAAAAAGAGAATGGTTCAAATAGTCAATAA
- the LOC113343981 gene encoding uncharacterized protein LOC113343981 — protein sequence MTQFSLCGEFHSFEKQLGISTVVPSKDDLQSWLKAQTIENSHLKEQLQEKQAMLKAVYAIAREGISEGDLSGTAEFKVLSMELLSMKKELQLVETEQQGDGSTEQEKEKDDAETSFHEEFPCMSLAAGNTPTILQAQTAAEGHKRPLRTYSSSMKSVTTCKTPPKKRPVAKQKPTPTNNVDEEQKKDVEETPVTDEAQKKAADGGVVDGAGDDVAAKAVGDDVTAKVNEDTPATVGDGLVMTAPTQPTPGTFDDSSASTQFEDSMVITATTPQTQPDNAQTYRLVQLGANPDDMTNVEVSEMIDEIVSNINKTEHGPAVTENAEPTSTATTQENVFSLGLEKTPKPAGELLKEAAIQ from the exons ATGACACAGTTTTCG CTTTGTGGCGAGTTTCACAGCTTTGAGAAGCAGCTGGGTATATCAACCGTGGTACCCAGCAAGGACGACCTGCAAAGTTGGCTGAAAGCGCAAACTATTGAGAATAGCCATCTGAAAGAGCAACTGCAAGAAAAGCAAGCAATGCTTAAAGCAGTGTATGCAATTGCAAGAGAAGGGATATCAGAAGGGGACCTTTCAGGAACAGCGGAATTCAAG gtactgagcatggAGCTACTGAGCATGAAGAAAGAGTTACAATTAGTTGAGACAGAGCAACAAGGAGATGGAAGTACtgagcaagagaaagagaaagatgacgcggaaacttccttccatgaagaat ttccatgtatgagccttgcagctggaaatacgccaacaattctgcaagctcaaactgctgcagaggGGCACAAAAGACCACTCAGGACATATAGTTCGAGTATGAAGAGTGTGACAACTTGCaagactccaccaaagaaaaggCCTGTCGCAAAGCAAAAGCCCACTCCTACAAATAATGTTgatgaggagcagaagaaagatgTTGAAGAGACACCTGTTACGGATGAGGCACAGAAGAAAGCTGCAGATGGTGGAGTTGTGGATGGGGCAGGTGATGATGTAGCTGCAAAAGCCGTAGGTGATGATGTTACTGCAAAAGTCAATGAGGATACACCTGCAACTGTTGGTGACGGTTTGGTTATGACTGCTCCAACTCAGCCAACTCCTGGAACTTTTGATGACAGTTCTGCTTCAACACAGTTTGAGGACTCCATGGTGATAACTGCTACAACACCGCAAACACAGCCTGACAATGCTCAGACCTACAGGTTGGTGCAACTAGGAGCTAACCCCGATGATATGACGAATGTTGAAGTGAGTGAAATGATAGATGAGATCGTCAGCAACATTAACAAAACTGAACATGGACCCGCAGTGACGGAGAATGCAGAACCTACCTCAACTG CTACAACGCAGGAAAACGTTTTTAGCCTTGGATTAGAAAAAACTCCAAAACCTGCAGGAGAGTTACTGAAGGAAGCTGCAATACAATAA
- the LOC113344012 gene encoding DEAD-box ATP-dependent RNA helicase 20-like yields the protein MNNRFDNRFNDPNSYRDRRSGLMPPAPGPQQYTSYVPPPANTAPVGYLPYGGGYSSGRGAGSSNCYHHSGGRGGFETGRGGGSGGRGRFLDREDRGGGRGYGTGGGGRGFDFGRGGGGERTRQELNNAALLNPVEKNLYIESPSVQAMSDYEVVSYRSRRDITVEGHDVPKPIQSFQEANIPSFLLDVIHRLGFAEPTPIQSQGWPMALKGRDFIGIAETGSGKTLAYMVPGIVHVSGQPRLKQGDGPVVLVLAPTRELAVQIQEETSKFIGKSHIRSTCIYGGAPKGQQIRALRTGVEIVIATPGRLIDMLDSGHTNLSRVTYLVLDEADRMLDMGFEPQIRQIVSQMRTDRQTLYWSATWPKEVEKLAKQFLHNPYKVIIGSPDLKANMSITQVVDVVTDMEKYSRLMKLLQEQMDGSRILIFLETKKGCDQVTRKLRMDGWPALSIHGDKSQEERDFVLAEFKSGRSLIMTATDVAARGLDVKDIKCVINYDFPKCLEDYIHRIGRTGRAGAKGKAFTFLTDKNAKIAKELTKILREAGQVVSPSLAALARSSYTSYSGGGSARSFRQMGRGGHSFGSRSGSNTIPLGTKRKW from the exons ATGAATAACCGTTTTGATAACAGATTCAATGATCCTAACTCTTACCGCGATAGAAGAAg CGGCCTAATGCCTCCAGCACCGGGGCCACAGCAATATACGTCGTACGTTCCTCCTCCCGCGAATACGGCTCCTGTTGGATATCTACCATATGGAGGAGGATATTCTTCTGGAAGAGGTGCTGGTAGTTCAAATTGTTATCATCATTCTGGTGGGAGAGGAGGATttgagacaggtagaggtggtggtaGTGGAGGAAGAGGAAGATTCTTGGACAGAGAAGACAGAGGCGGTGGACGAGGTTATGGGAcgggtggtggtggtagagggtTTGATTTTGGCCGTGGAGGTGGTGGTGAAAGGACAAGACAAGAATTGAATAATGCTGCTCTTTTAAATCCTGTAGAGAAAAACCTCTACATAGAGAGTCCTTCTGTCCAAGCAATGTCTGATTATGAAGTTGTAAGCTATCGTTCAAGGCGTGATATTACAGTGGAAGGACACGATGTTCCCAAACCTATACAGTCTTTCCAGGAGGCAAATATTCCAA gttTCCTTCTCGACGTGATACACAGATTGGGTTTTGCTGAGCCAACACCTATTCAGTCTCAAGGATGGCCAATGGCTTTAAAGGGTAGAGATTTCATTGGTATCGCAGAGACTGGTTCAGGGAAAACTCTGGCATATATGGTTCCTGGAATTGTTCATGTTAGCGGACAGCCTCGATTGA AACAAGGTGATGGTCCTGTTGTGCTGGTCCTAGCACCTACCAGAGAGTTGGCTGTTCAAATTCAAGAGGAAACTTCAAAATTTATAGGAAAGTCACATATCAGAAGTACATGCATATATGGTGGTGCACCAAAAGGACAACAAATCAGAGCTCTTCGAACAG GAGTTGAGATTGTAATCGCAACACCAGGGCGGCTAATTGATATGCTGGATTCTGGCCATACAAATTTGAGCAGAGTAACATACCTTGTGCTGGATGAGGCTGACCGCATGTTGGACATGGGATTTGAACCTCAGATCAGGCAAATAGTTTCTCAG ATGCGAACTGATAGACAGACGCTATACTGGAGCGCTACATGGCCTAAAGAGGTGGAGAAGTTAGCAAAACAGTTCTTGCATAATCCCTACAAG GTGATTATTGGATCGCCGGATTTGAAAGCCAATATGTCGATAACACAAGTTGTTGATGTTGTCACAGATATGGAGAAGTACAGTAG GTTGATGAAGCTTTTACAGGAGCAGATGGATGGAAGCCGGATTTTGATATTCTTAGAAACCAAAAAAGGATGTGACCAGGTCACCAGAAAGTTGAGGATGGATGGATGGCCAGCTTTATCTATCCATGGTGATAAAAGCCAAGAAGAAAGGGACTTTGTATTGGCTGAGTTCAAAAGTGGCAGGAGTCTTATAATGACTGCTACTGATGTAGCTGCACGTGGTCTTG ATGTGAAAGACATAAAATGTGTGATCAATTATGATTTTCCGAAATGCCTCGAGGATTATATTCACAGAATTGGTCGAACAGGGCGTGCTGGTGCCAAGGGTAAAGCTTTCACCTTTCTTACAGATAAAAATGCTAAGATTGCCAAGGAGCTCACTAAGATTCTACGAGAAGCCGGGCAAGTGGTGAGTCCCTCATTAGCTGCCTTGGCACGATCAAGTTACACCAGTTACTCTGGTGGAG GTTCAGCGCGTAGCTTCCGACAAATGGGTAGAGGTGGTCACTCGTTTGGCAGTCGATCGGGTTCAAATACTATCCCTTTAGGGACAAAGAGGAAGTGGTAA